The Pseudomonadota bacterium DNA segment GACTTTTTCGCCTCTTTCGCCCGCTCCCGCAGGAAGCCGGACAGGGTCACGGGCAGGGCCCGGGCCAGTTCGCAGGCGGTAACGCCGCCGTGCCGACCGGCCGCCAGCAGCTCGTCGGCAATCTTCCCGTGCAGGAAAACCCCGGCCTCGGCCGCCGCCCGCGCCGACAGCCCCTGGGCCAGAAAAGCGCCGATCATACCGGTCAACAGATCGCCCGCGCCCGCGGTCGCCAGCAGATGGTTGCCGCTGCGGTTGACGGCCAGACCGCCGCCGGCCTCGGCGATCAGGGTGCCCGCGCCCTTAAGCACGACCACCAGCCCGAATTTCGCCGCCAGTTCCCGCACGGCGGCGAGACGGTTATTCTGAACAGCACTGGCCGAGCTGCCCAGAAGGCGGGCCGCCTCGCCGGGATGCGGCGTCAGAATCGTCCGCGGCCGGGCCGGCGGCAGGATTTCCGGCGACCGGGCGAGCAGGGTCAAGGCATCGGCGTCCAGTACCGCCGGCAGCGGGCTTTGCCGCAGCAGCCCGGCGAGCAGAACCGCCGCCTCATCCCCGAGTCCCAGACCCGGACCCATCGCCAACGCGCTCTTCCCGCGCACCAGCCGTTCCAGTCGCGCCGGCGGCAGCGGGGTCGGGAAACCGGCGGCGTCTTCCGGCAGGGCCTCCAGCATCAGGGCCGGATTTAGGCCTTCCAGCCGAGCCGCGACCGTCGCCGGCAAGGCCAGGGTGCTGAGACCGCAGCCACAATGCAGTCCGGCCCCGGCGGCCAGCAGTCCGGCCCCGGATTTTCCCGGCCCCCCGGCCAGGGTCAGAAGATGACCGCGCCGGCCTTTATGCCCGTTCTCCTCCGGCTCCGGCAGTAGCTTGCCGACATAAGCGGCGGTCAGCAACGTCACCGCCTCCGGTTCGGCCGCGGCCCAGATGCGCGGAATGCCGATATCGACAATCTCCACCCGGCCCGCGTATTCACGGCCGGGATAGATGAACAACCCGGGTTTGCCGAAACCAAAGGTCGCCGTGACCGTGGCCCGCAGGGCCCGGCCCAAAGGACGGCCGCTGTCGGCATGCAGACCGGAAGGCATGTCGAGCGCCAGAACCGGACCGGAAAAGGCATTGCCGGCCGCGATAGCCTCGG contains these protein-coding regions:
- a CDS encoding NAD(P)H-hydrate dehydratase; amino-acid sequence: MMDGSIKLLPAARMRALDERAIHEIGIPGVVLMEQAGRGAARLIEAAGWLQSFDDQVLLLAGKGNNGGDALVVARVLLLAGYRRLRVLLLAAAAAVGGDAKINLEAFRRLGGRVDEITDTQAWRARSGLFENSRLLVDGLLGTGLNSEVGGLYAEAIAAGNAFSGPVLALDMPSGLHADSGRPLGRALRATVTATFGFGKPGLFIYPGREYAGRVEIVDIGIPRIWAAAEPEAVTLLTAAYVGKLLPEPEENGHKGRRGHLLTLAGGPGKSGAGLLAAGAGLHCGCGLSTLALPATVAARLEGLNPALMLEALPEDAAGFPTPLPPARLERLVRGKSALAMGPGLGLGDEAAVLLAGLLRQSPLPAVLDADALTLLARSPEILPPARPRTILTPHPGEAARLLGSSASAVQNNRLAAVRELAAKFGLVVVLKGAGTLIAEAGGGLAVNRSGNHLLATAGAGDLLTGMIGAFLAQGLSARAAAEAGVFLHGKIADELLAAGRHGGVTACELARALPVTLSGFLRERAKEAKKSVPEGFSAPGSSS